In the Geobacter sp. FeAm09 genome, one interval contains:
- a CDS encoding metal-dependent hydrolase, giving the protein MNRLLQMAGVLMLAVGLAMPVNALAAATTELTWYGQSAFKITTPSGKVLLIDPWVVNPLNKNGAADLAALTRVDLILITHGHGDHVGNGVEIAKKTGARLVASYDLGRALVQYGGFPEKLAERSHMGFPGGELNLLDGEVRILPVPAVHSSVVEGAADSPLPGRMVYGGTPGGFVIAIKGGPTIYHTGDTDLFSDMALIGSLNKIDIMLACIGGHFTMGPQRAALAARLVNPGLVVPMHFGANPLLKGTPEQFARELAALPKDGPHPAMKHMTVGEKLVWPVH; this is encoded by the coding sequence ATGAACAGATTGCTGCAAATGGCAGGTGTGCTGATGCTCGCCGTGGGGCTGGCCATGCCCGTTAATGCTTTGGCCGCCGCTACGACGGAGCTGACTTGGTACGGCCAGTCCGCCTTCAAGATCACGACGCCGTCCGGCAAGGTGCTGCTGATCGACCCCTGGGTCGTCAATCCGCTCAACAAAAACGGCGCCGCCGACCTGGCCGCCCTCACCAGGGTGGACCTGATCCTGATTACCCACGGCCATGGCGACCATGTCGGCAACGGCGTGGAGATCGCCAAAAAGACCGGCGCCAGGCTGGTGGCCAGCTACGATCTGGGGCGGGCCCTGGTGCAGTACGGCGGTTTTCCTGAGAAGCTGGCCGAACGGAGCCACATGGGCTTTCCGGGCGGCGAGCTGAATCTTTTGGACGGCGAGGTCCGTATCCTGCCGGTGCCGGCCGTGCACAGCTCGGTTGTGGAGGGGGCGGCGGACAGCCCGCTGCCCGGCAGGATGGTCTACGGCGGCACCCCGGGCGGTTTCGTCATCGCCATCAAGGGCGGGCCGACCATCTACCATACCGGCGACACGGATCTCTTCTCCGACATGGCCCTGATCGGTTCGCTGAACAAGATCGACATCATGCTGGCCTGCATCGGCGGTCATTTCACCATGGGGCCGCAACGGGCCGCCCTGGCCGCCAGGCTGGTCAATCCCGGCCTGGTCGTTCCGATGCACTTCGGTGCCAATCCGCTGCTGAAAGGCACGCCGGAACAATTCGCCCGGGAACTGGCCGCCCTGCCCAAGGATGGCCCCCATCCGGCCATGAAGCACATGACGGTAGGAGAAAAACTGGTCTGGCCCGTTCACTGA
- a CDS encoding acetylornithine transaminase produces MADCQEDAPFVDETAFSSLMFITKRPPITMVEGRGSWLYDQNGKVYLDFIQGWAVNCLGHSPKVVADAIARQAYRLISPSPAFYNDQALKLADLLVANSCCQRVFFANCGAEANEGAIKLARKWGSVHRNGAFEIITMVNGFHGRTLATMSASGKPPWRDLFEPKVPGFVKVPLNDLEAVAQAISDRTVAVMLEPIQGEAGVIPASGEFLHGLRRLTREKGMLLIFDEVQTGMGRTGSLFSYQRTGVEPDIMTLGKGIGAGVPLAALLAKEDACCFEPGDQGGTYNGNPVMAAAGIAVMQELLAPGFLEQVRAMGEVLRQGLQALSQKHVLGEVRGEGLLLALSLPDANGNDIVERARDKGLIINAARPETLRFMPALNVSEEEIATCLTILDEILSAGRL; encoded by the coding sequence ATGGCAGATTGTCAGGAAGATGCTCCCTTTGTTGACGAAACGGCGTTTTCGTCGCTCATGTTCATAACCAAGCGGCCACCCATCACCATGGTTGAGGGTCGCGGATCATGGCTCTACGACCAGAATGGCAAAGTTTACCTGGACTTCATCCAGGGGTGGGCGGTCAACTGCCTGGGGCATTCCCCCAAGGTCGTTGCCGACGCAATCGCCCGGCAGGCCTACCGTCTCATCAGCCCCAGCCCGGCATTCTATAACGATCAGGCGCTCAAGCTCGCCGATCTCCTGGTTGCCAATAGCTGTTGCCAACGGGTCTTCTTTGCGAATTGCGGCGCAGAAGCCAATGAGGGCGCCATCAAACTGGCCCGCAAGTGGGGAAGCGTCCACCGCAACGGCGCATTTGAGATCATCACCATGGTCAACGGTTTTCACGGCCGCACCCTGGCAACCATGTCCGCTTCGGGAAAACCGCCATGGCGCGATCTGTTCGAACCAAAGGTGCCGGGATTCGTCAAGGTGCCCCTGAACGATCTGGAAGCGGTGGCACAGGCCATCAGCGATAGGACGGTGGCGGTCATGCTTGAGCCCATCCAGGGGGAGGCGGGGGTGATCCCGGCTTCAGGGGAGTTTTTGCACGGCCTGCGGCGGCTGACCCGGGAAAAGGGGATGCTGCTCATCTTCGATGAGGTGCAGACCGGCATGGGGCGGACCGGTTCGCTCTTCTCCTATCAGCGGACCGGGGTGGAACCGGACATCATGACCCTCGGCAAGGGGATCGGCGCCGGCGTGCCCCTTGCCGCGCTGCTGGCAAAGGAGGACGCCTGCTGTTTCGAGCCGGGGGACCAGGGGGGAACCTATAACGGCAACCCGGTCATGGCGGCGGCCGGCATCGCCGTGATGCAGGAGCTGCTGGCCCCCGGTTTCCTGGAGCAGGTCCGGGCAATGGGTGAAGTGTTGCGGCAGGGGTTGCAGGCACTTTCCCAAAAACATGTCCTGGGAGAGGTCAGGGGTGAGGGGCTGCTGCTGGCGCTGAGTCTGCCGGATGCCAATGGAAACGACATCGTGGAACGGGCCAGGGACAAAGGGTTGATCATCAACGCGGCGCGCCCCGAAACCCTGCGCTTCATGCCGGCCCTGAACGTCAGCGAAGAGGAGATTGCCACCTGCCTTACGATCCTCGATGAGATTTTGTCGGCCGGCAGGTTATGA
- a CDS encoding MFS transporter, with product MVPVIPTSGPSAGRIDLRLLALLIGVTLSTVDSSALNLALPSLAAHFHSHAGDVQWASTLYLLGSALAFLPLSGLAGRAGTVRVYRASLIGFSMISLLLALSPNLAVLYLLRFLQGVAGAGIVGLVPGMTAATFPERRGWALGMVAGAVAAGTMMGPPLGGFMVDWFGWRSIFFINLPFGLAAFLLSGRLTELRGVGLREGLRRAIRAPRFLLALLATVCFFAQSFGSNLLWPFYLEAGGMSPSRVGLAMLLPPVLLMVLGPMAGRLSDRVGYERVSWLGSAVLALASWIQGVSGRVVPGLAGIGLGRALFQAANNAAVLSQAPPETGAVASGLLSIARVAGQGMGSLLAGSMWGALEHRGARHAFLLSNVVLGGIAVLAGVLILSRRRVEGREGDSGGPDR from the coding sequence GTGGTTCCCGTGATCCCCACCTCCGGCCCGTCCGCCGGACGCATCGACCTGCGCCTGCTGGCGCTCCTGATCGGCGTAACCCTTTCCACGGTGGATTCCAGCGCCCTCAATCTGGCGCTGCCGTCCCTGGCGGCCCATTTTCACAGCCATGCCGGCGACGTCCAATGGGCCTCCACCCTCTATCTGCTCGGTTCGGCACTCGCCTTTCTTCCCCTGTCCGGTCTGGCCGGCAGGGCCGGCACGGTGCGGGTTTACCGCGCCTCGCTGATCGGTTTCAGCATGATCTCGCTCCTTCTGGCGCTCTCTCCCAACCTGGCGGTACTGTACCTCCTGCGCTTTCTGCAAGGGGTTGCCGGAGCCGGCATCGTCGGCCTGGTGCCGGGCATGACCGCCGCCACCTTTCCCGAACGCCGCGGCTGGGCTCTGGGGATGGTGGCGGGTGCGGTCGCTGCCGGCACCATGATGGGGCCTCCCCTGGGTGGTTTCATGGTGGACTGGTTTGGCTGGCGCAGCATCTTTTTCATCAACCTGCCCTTCGGCCTGGCGGCCTTTCTACTCTCGGGGCGCCTGACCGAGCTGCGCGGCGTGGGGCTCAGGGAGGGGCTGCGCCGTGCCATCCGCGCTCCCCGTTTCCTCCTGGCGCTCCTGGCCACGGTCTGTTTCTTTGCCCAATCCTTCGGCAGCAACCTGCTCTGGCCCTTTTACCTGGAGGCGGGCGGCATGAGCCCCAGCCGGGTCGGGCTCGCCATGCTGCTCCCCCCGGTGTTGCTGATGGTCCTCGGCCCGATGGCGGGACGGCTCTCGGACCGGGTCGGCTATGAACGGGTCAGCTGGCTCGGCAGCGCCGTGCTGGCCCTGGCCTCCTGGATTCAGGGCGTCAGTGGCCGGGTTGTGCCCGGCCTGGCCGGTATCGGTCTCGGCCGGGCGCTGTTTCAGGCCGCCAACAACGCCGCCGTGCTCTCCCAGGCGCCGCCCGAGACCGGGGCGGTCGCCTCGGGTCTGCTTTCCATCGCCCGGGTGGCCGGGCAGGGGATGGGCAGCCTGTTGGCCGGGAGCATGTGGGGTGCGCTGGAACACCGTGGAGCGCGGCACGCCTTTCTGCTGTCCAACGTGGTCCTGGGGGGTATTGCGGTGCTGGCCGGCGTGTTGATCCTGTCGCGCAGGCGGGTAGAGGGCAGGGAAGGGGATTCCGGCGGTCCGGATAGATAA
- a CDS encoding lipid biosynthesis B12-binding/radical SAM protein, translating to MKILLVSANREHSPYPVFPIGLSYLAAPLAAAGHELAVLDLCFEQEPETALAERLASFSPALVVVSLRNIDNVTWPGCRSYLAGVRDVVSVCRRSARVVVGGSGFSLMPQEILAHVGADFGVVGEGEEVLPRLVEAIGQGGGTSGLPGVLVRGVDEFLPPLPVERLATPDRNLFDVARYQRQGGMANVQTKRGCPFACIYCTYPLLEGRRMRLRPIRDIIAEIRALVVDHGVSYIYFVDDIFNYPTDFAEQLCRAMTEERLEINWSAFINPAFMPPGLLDVMLAAGCDAVEYGTESGSPVMLRNLGKAFTVADVREGSRLCRERQVDFAHYILFGGPGETRETILESFRLMDELEPTAIIAMTGIRIFPGTPLHRTALAEGVIDGATDLLEPVFYISPAVREELTELVTAEAIKRKNWVVPGLEVNISDAMLEALRMFPVKGPLWKLMKRLGRSRIRPL from the coding sequence ATGAAGATTCTCCTGGTTTCGGCCAATCGCGAACATTCCCCCTACCCGGTGTTCCCCATCGGCCTCTCCTACCTGGCGGCGCCCCTGGCCGCTGCCGGCCATGAACTTGCCGTGCTCGATCTCTGTTTCGAACAGGAACCGGAAACGGCTCTGGCGGAACGGCTCGCCTCGTTCTCGCCGGCCCTGGTGGTGGTCTCCCTGCGCAACATCGACAACGTGACCTGGCCCGGCTGCCGCTCCTATCTTGCCGGGGTGCGGGACGTGGTCTCCGTCTGCCGCAGGAGTGCCCGGGTCGTGGTGGGCGGTTCCGGCTTTTCCCTCATGCCCCAGGAGATCCTGGCCCATGTGGGGGCCGATTTTGGCGTGGTGGGGGAGGGGGAGGAAGTCCTGCCCCGCCTCGTGGAAGCCATCGGGCAAGGGGGCGGCACGTCCGGCCTGCCGGGGGTGCTGGTGCGGGGTGTCGATGAATTCCTGCCGCCGCTGCCGGTGGAGCGGCTCGCCACCCCGGACCGGAACCTGTTCGACGTGGCGCGCTACCAGCGCCAGGGGGGCATGGCCAATGTGCAGACCAAGCGCGGCTGTCCCTTTGCCTGCATCTACTGCACCTATCCGCTGCTGGAGGGGCGCAGGATGCGCCTGCGGCCGATCCGGGACATCATCGCTGAAATACGCGCCCTGGTGGTTGATCACGGGGTCAGCTACATCTACTTTGTGGACGACATCTTCAATTATCCGACCGACTTCGCCGAACAGCTCTGCCGGGCCATGACGGAGGAACGGCTGGAAATCAACTGGTCGGCCTTCATCAATCCCGCCTTCATGCCTCCCGGGCTGCTGGATGTCATGCTGGCCGCAGGGTGCGACGCCGTGGAGTACGGCACCGAGTCAGGTTCGCCGGTCATGCTCAGGAATCTGGGCAAGGCCTTCACGGTGGCCGACGTCCGGGAGGGGTCGCGCCTCTGCCGCGAGCGGCAGGTGGATTTCGCCCATTACATCCTCTTCGGCGGGCCGGGGGAGACGCGGGAGACCATCCTGGAAAGCTTTCGCCTGATGGACGAGTTGGAGCCGACCGCGATCATCGCCATGACCGGCATCCGCATCTTCCCCGGTACCCCGTTGCACCGGACCGCCCTGGCGGAAGGGGTCATCGATGGCGCCACCGACCTGCTGGAACCGGTCTTTTACATCTCGCCCGCCGTCCGGGAGGAGTTGACCGAACTGGTCACAGCGGAGGCGATCAAACGCAAAAACTGGGTCGTGCCCGGTCTGGAGGTGAATATCAGCGACGCCATGCTGGAGGCCCTGCGCATGTTCCCGGTCAAGGGACCGCTCTGGAAGCTGATGAAGCGCCTGGGCAGAAGCCGCATCAGGCCGCTGTGA
- a CDS encoding acyl-CoA thioesterase: MNYHETSITVRFNEVDAYQVAWHGHYVAWMEIGRGELAGKFGLDAFQLGALGYLGPVVALEIKYLRPARYNDVLTVRTTLTPSETATLVFESVILDPEGKKLATGLTRHALTDLDGVLQFQMPPAVAERVERMKAWLEAA; encoded by the coding sequence ATGAACTACCATGAAACCTCCATAACCGTGCGCTTCAACGAGGTGGACGCTTACCAGGTGGCCTGGCACGGGCATTACGTCGCCTGGATGGAGATCGGCCGCGGCGAACTGGCCGGCAAATTCGGGCTGGATGCCTTCCAGTTGGGGGCGCTGGGCTATCTGGGACCGGTGGTCGCCCTGGAGATAAAATACCTGCGCCCCGCCCGCTACAACGACGTGCTGACCGTCCGCACCACCCTGACGCCGAGCGAGACGGCCACCCTGGTATTTGAAAGCGTCATACTGGACCCCGAAGGCAAAAAACTGGCCACCGGCCTGACCCGCCACGCCCTGACCGACCTGGACGGCGTCCTGCAATTCCAGATGCCCCCTGCGGTTGCCGAACGGGTTGAGCGCATGAAGGCCTGGCTGGAGGCGGCATGA
- a CDS encoding ACP S-malonyltransferase, which translates to MFPGQPLAHDAAFPDDADFNEVAALARAHTGLDLSTFTWAAGTHTEQVALQVYGVAASLYRQRRLRLEGVKPAVAAEHSMGIYAALAACGSVGEGEVLEIAFRVGSCMEQRFSGRDYALGCLVGLSAEKLAVLAAEGTVFLANHNTSHHLLLAGRRHDMEATLGEALATGAFSAKLFPCDAPLHTPLLAEAEEELTTIFRDYRYREPAIPLMNHIDQEFLTAAEIPPFLMRELTETVHWEQTYRALKRAGATRFVEVGAGDSLKKYNRWIESRL; encoded by the coding sequence ATGTTTCCCGGTCAGCCCCTGGCCCACGATGCCGCATTTCCCGACGACGCCGATTTTAACGAGGTTGCCGCGTTGGCCCGCGCCCATACCGGCCTGGACCTGTCCACCTTTACCTGGGCGGCGGGGACGCATACGGAGCAGGTGGCCCTCCAGGTCTACGGGGTGGCCGCGAGCCTCTACCGCCAGCGCCGCCTGCGGCTGGAGGGGGTGAAGCCGGCGGTGGCGGCCGAGCACAGCATGGGCATCTACGCCGCCCTGGCGGCCTGCGGCTCGGTCGGCGAGGGAGAGGTGCTGGAGATCGCCTTTCGGGTCGGTTCCTGCATGGAGCAGCGCTTCAGCGGGCGCGACTATGCCCTGGGATGCCTGGTGGGACTTTCGGCGGAGAAGCTGGCGGTACTGGCCGCCGAAGGCACGGTATTCCTGGCCAATCACAATACTTCGCACCATTTACTGCTGGCCGGCCGGCGCCACGACATGGAGGCGACCCTGGGCGAAGCGCTGGCGACGGGTGCCTTTTCGGCCAAACTCTTCCCCTGCGACGCCCCATTGCACACACCGCTCCTGGCCGAGGCGGAGGAAGAGCTGACGACCATCTTCCGGGATTACCGCTACCGGGAACCGGCCATCCCGCTCATGAACCACATTGACCAGGAGTTCCTCACCGCTGCCGAGATCCCCCCTTTCCTGATGCGGGAACTGACGGAGACGGTCCACTGGGAACAGACCTATCGCGCCCTGAAGCGGGCCGGCGCCACCCGTTTCGTGGAGGTGGGGGCGGGGGATTCGCTCAAAAAATATAACCGCTGGATCGAGAGCAGGCTATGA
- a CDS encoding B12-binding domain-containing radical SAM protein: MNILLLRPHPGNDHFGLGPFFRVEPLGLEYLGAALLGAGHHVTIADLRFRPGATTWVRRTRPRLVGISCLHSLEFDRVLATAREVRLAAPEAFIVVGGHAAAAFPAPLEHDLIDAIMVDDGEEAIVRLADCLERGEQLARVPALRLRTTDGWISTPPLEERTPLDLVPLPARDLVQRHRNGYHCLLFKPVWLIETARGCPHHCSFCSVWQLYGRTCRERSIAAVVEDFATCGDAVFVADDLFWYNPERSLELASALKRRGVYKRWILVQTRTDLIRRSGELMAAWRPLAKDFDIFLGLEAASDDGLAGLAKDAGIGDSIEAVRIARELRYGINGNFLVDPDWNEAQFRELWAFVERHGLQRAGFTILTPLPGTDYYQSELARTAGQPWANFDMHHLLWEPRLGAERFFELYAETWRRSILNTAGTKSLMDWVRQVRPSQIPYIIRVLLRTQRMMKPAEYLREHRASCCRAPQSPCEGKK, translated from the coding sequence ATGAACATCCTGTTGCTCCGCCCCCATCCCGGCAACGACCATTTCGGGCTTGGTCCCTTCTTCCGGGTCGAGCCTCTGGGGCTCGAATACCTCGGTGCCGCCCTGCTGGGCGCAGGGCACCACGTCACCATCGCCGACCTGCGCTTCCGGCCAGGGGCCACTACCTGGGTGCGCCGTACGCGCCCCCGCCTGGTGGGCATCAGTTGCCTGCACTCCCTGGAATTCGACCGGGTGCTGGCAACCGCCCGGGAGGTCCGCCTGGCCGCGCCGGAGGCCTTCATCGTGGTGGGGGGGCATGCCGCCGCCGCCTTCCCGGCCCCCCTTGAACATGACCTGATCGACGCCATCATGGTGGATGACGGCGAAGAGGCAATCGTCCGCCTGGCAGATTGCCTGGAGCGGGGAGAACAACTGGCCCGGGTGCCGGCCCTGCGGCTCAGGACGACCGATGGCTGGATCTCGACCCCGCCCCTGGAGGAACGCACCCCCCTCGACCTGGTCCCCCTGCCGGCTCGCGACCTGGTGCAGCGGCATCGCAACGGCTATCACTGCCTGTTGTTCAAGCCGGTCTGGCTGATCGAAACCGCCCGGGGCTGCCCCCACCACTGCTCGTTCTGCTCGGTGTGGCAACTCTACGGCCGCACCTGCCGGGAACGCTCCATTGCGGCGGTGGTGGAGGATTTCGCCACCTGCGGCGATGCCGTCTTTGTGGCCGACGACCTGTTCTGGTATAATCCCGAGCGCAGCCTCGAACTGGCCTCTGCCCTCAAGCGGCGGGGGGTGTACAAGCGCTGGATCCTGGTCCAGACCCGCACCGACCTGATCCGCCGCAGCGGCGAGTTGATGGCCGCCTGGCGCCCCCTGGCCAAGGACTTCGACATCTTTCTGGGGCTGGAGGCGGCCAGCGACGACGGCCTGGCCGGCTTGGCCAAGGATGCCGGCATCGGCGACAGCATCGAGGCGGTGCGCATCGCCCGGGAGTTGCGCTACGGCATCAACGGCAACTTCCTGGTGGACCCGGATTGGAACGAGGCACAGTTCAGGGAGTTGTGGGCGTTCGTGGAACGTCACGGCCTGCAGCGGGCCGGGTTCACCATCCTGACCCCCCTGCCGGGGACCGACTACTATCAAAGCGAACTGGCCCGCACCGCCGGGCAGCCCTGGGCCAATTTCGACATGCACCACCTGCTGTGGGAGCCGCGCCTGGGGGCAGAGCGTTTCTTCGAGCTGTATGCCGAAACCTGGCGGCGCTCCATCCTCAATACCGCCGGCACCAAGAGCCTCATGGACTGGGTCCGCCAGGTGCGGCCCTCCCAGATACCCTATATCATCCGGGTTTTGCTGCGTACCCAGCGCATGATGAAGCCGGCGGAATATCTGCGGGAACACCGCGCGAGTTGCTGCCGTGCCCCGCAATCCCCTTGTGAAGGCAAAAAATGA
- a CDS encoding B12-binding domain-containing radical SAM protein: MTAAPRLLLVYPATQKLGWVRRFQLPSLSLKQVAAATPPEWEVLLADEIHEDIPFDGTFDLVGITAMTHQAVRAYEIADRFRQRGIPVVLGGIHPTVLPDEALQHADAVVIGEAEPVWPQLLSDLRAGRMAPLYRSIPQGNLLDIPWSRRDFLGGRTYLTTQTIQASRGCPYDCPFCTVTPYFGRTFRYRDPDDILAELRSFDRKLTVFLDDNILGDPERAKPILRGMAGLGLRWGGQANLRFAEDPELVSLLAKSGCIGIFVGIESVAGPQANHPKTGSRFSQADLIKRVRDTGIVLEASMIFGFDDHDESVFETTVRYLEECAPSIPTFHILTPYPGTALFEQFDREGRMLHKEWQHYDHNQVVFRPKLMTPEQLYKGWRAARREVYRWPSVISRVMQGNGKLINLAYNVLRRGGVYGDEEVVYPAPAAPDASDGMKP, translated from the coding sequence ATGACTGCCGCTCCGAGACTGCTGCTGGTCTATCCCGCCACCCAAAAGCTGGGATGGGTGCGCCGTTTTCAACTCCCGTCCCTCTCCCTGAAACAGGTCGCTGCGGCCACGCCGCCCGAGTGGGAGGTGCTGCTGGCCGACGAGATCCATGAAGATATCCCTTTTGACGGCACGTTCGACCTGGTCGGGATTACCGCCATGACCCATCAGGCGGTCCGGGCCTATGAGATCGCCGACCGTTTCCGGCAACGGGGCATTCCGGTGGTTTTGGGCGGCATCCATCCCACGGTGCTCCCCGATGAGGCGCTCCAGCATGCCGATGCGGTGGTGATCGGCGAGGCGGAACCGGTCTGGCCGCAACTTCTGAGCGACCTGCGGGCCGGGCGCATGGCGCCGCTCTACCGCAGCATCCCCCAGGGGAACCTCCTGGATATCCCCTGGTCACGGCGAGACTTCCTGGGTGGCCGCACCTACCTCACCACCCAGACCATCCAGGCCAGCCGCGGGTGCCCCTACGACTGTCCGTTCTGTACGGTCACCCCCTATTTCGGCCGTACCTTTCGCTACCGCGACCCCGACGACATCCTGGCGGAACTGCGCTCCTTCGACCGCAAGCTGACGGTGTTTCTCGACGACAATATCCTGGGCGACCCGGAGCGGGCCAAGCCGATCCTGCGCGGCATGGCCGGTCTCGGGCTGCGCTGGGGGGGGCAGGCCAACCTCCGTTTCGCCGAAGATCCCGAATTGGTGAGCCTCTTGGCAAAATCCGGCTGCATCGGCATCTTTGTCGGCATCGAATCGGTAGCAGGCCCCCAGGCCAACCACCCCAAGACCGGCAGCAGATTCAGCCAGGCGGACCTGATCAAGCGGGTGCGTGACACCGGTATCGTGCTGGAGGCCTCCATGATCTTCGGCTTCGATGACCATGACGAAAGCGTTTTCGAAACCACGGTCCGGTATCTGGAGGAGTGCGCGCCCAGTATCCCGACCTTTCACATCCTGACCCCCTATCCCGGCACGGCGCTGTTCGAGCAGTTTGACCGGGAGGGGCGCATGCTCCATAAGGAATGGCAGCACTATGACCATAATCAGGTGGTCTTCCGTCCCAAGCTGATGACGCCGGAACAGTTGTACAAGGGATGGCGGGCCGCGCGGCGCGAGGTCTACCGCTGGCCCTCGGTCATCTCGCGGGTCATGCAGGGAAACGGCAAGCTCATCAATCTGGCCTATAATGTCCTGCGGCGGGGAGGGGTGTACGGGGACGAGGAAGTCGTGTACCCGGCCCCTGCTGCGCCTGACGCCAGCGATGGAATGAAACCATGA
- a CDS encoding B12-binding domain-containing radical SAM protein, protein MKVLFVSPGWEKGRLWGELAFKFPTLSLASIAAVTPPEWDVAFVDDNFETIDYSGTADLVALTAMTPQAPRAYEIADEFRRRGTTVVMGGFHASNLPDEALGHADAVVVGEGELVWPQLLSDHRQGSLKRLYQSGSQMEMANIPRARREIFAGKRYLLTNTIQTTRGCPFDCEFCSVTAFYGRKYRKRPVDNILRELEQLRTANSFLFFVDDNIVADRKYALELFAGMKGMDFKWLSHSPIDFAADRELMKAAGESGCVGMFVGFESLNQDSLSAMGKVTNRARSYLEDAQAFRDNGIGILGSFVMGYDGDTPAIFEQTLRFCEDARIEAAIFPILTPYPGTSVRRRLEAEGRIFSNNWRDYDMEHVTFRPLGMSAEQLQQGYEELCRSFYSFSSMYRRIFKLHRSVQVFGPMNFGFRSALKRRKVTA, encoded by the coding sequence ATGAAGGTGCTTTTCGTCTCACCCGGCTGGGAAAAGGGGCGTCTGTGGGGCGAGTTGGCCTTTAAATTCCCCACCCTGTCCCTGGCATCGATTGCCGCCGTTACCCCTCCGGAGTGGGACGTCGCCTTTGTTGACGACAATTTCGAAACCATCGACTATTCCGGCACTGCCGACCTTGTGGCCCTGACCGCCATGACCCCCCAGGCGCCCCGCGCCTACGAGATAGCCGACGAATTCCGCCGCCGGGGCACGACGGTGGTCATGGGAGGCTTCCATGCCAGCAACCTGCCGGACGAGGCGCTCGGCCACGCGGATGCCGTGGTGGTGGGGGAGGGGGAACTGGTCTGGCCGCAGCTTTTGTCCGATCATCGCCAGGGGAGCCTCAAGCGTCTCTATCAATCCGGTTCCCAGATGGAGATGGCCAACATCCCCCGCGCCCGCCGCGAGATCTTCGCGGGTAAGCGCTATCTCCTCACCAACACCATCCAGACGACCCGCGGCTGTCCCTTTGACTGCGAATTCTGCTCGGTGACCGCTTTCTACGGCCGCAAATACCGCAAGCGGCCGGTGGACAACATCCTGCGGGAGCTTGAGCAGCTCCGCACGGCCAATTCGTTTCTCTTTTTCGTGGACGACAACATCGTTGCCGACCGGAAGTACGCCCTGGAGTTGTTTGCCGGCATGAAGGGCATGGATTTCAAGTGGCTCTCCCATTCCCCCATCGATTTTGCCGCCGACCGGGAGTTGATGAAGGCGGCCGGAGAATCGGGCTGCGTGGGGATGTTCGTGGGCTTCGAGTCCCTGAACCAGGATTCCCTGTCGGCCATGGGCAAGGTGACCAACCGGGCCCGTTCCTATCTGGAGGACGCCCAGGCGTTTCGCGACAACGGCATCGGCATTCTGGGCTCCTTTGTCATGGGGTACGATGGCGATACCCCGGCCATCTTCGAACAGACGCTCCGGTTCTGCGAGGATGCCCGCATCGAGGCGGCCATCTTCCCCATCCTGACCCCGTATCCCGGCACCAGCGTCCGCCGCCGCCTCGAGGCCGAGGGGCGCATCTTCTCCAACAACTGGCGCGACTATGACATGGAGCACGTCACCTTCCGACCGCTCGGCATGAGCGCCGAACAGCTCCAGCAGGGCTATGAGGAACTGTGCCGTTCGTTCTACTCCTTTTCGTCCATGTACCGCCGTATCTTCAAGCTGCACCGCTCGGTACAGGTCTTCGGGCCGATGAATTTCGGTTTCCGCTCGGCCCTGAAACGCCGGAAGGTGACGGCGTGA
- a CDS encoding phosphopantetheine-binding protein, with protein MSEELIPKVKQMIIESLRIEGMSPDEIETDAPLFGEGLGLDSIDALQLVVAMEKDFGVVVPDAATGTKVFASVRSMADYIAEHKK; from the coding sequence ATGAGTGAAGAGTTGATTCCAAAGGTGAAACAGATGATCATCGAAAGTCTGCGCATCGAAGGGATGTCGCCGGACGAAATCGAAACCGACGCACCCCTGTTCGGCGAAGGCCTGGGGCTCGACTCCATAGATGCCCTGCAACTGGTGGTGGCCATGGAAAAGGATTTCGGCGTGGTGGTGCCCGATGCGGCCACCGGCACGAAGGTCTTTGCCTCGGTGCGCAGCATGGCGGATTACATCGCGGAACATAAAAAATGA